In one window of Episyrphus balteatus chromosome 3, idEpiBalt1.1, whole genome shotgun sequence DNA:
- the LOC129913100 gene encoding lysophospholipase-like protein 1 — protein MQLVKKTINPTGGKHSATVIFFHGSGDTGSNLVEWVRFLLGRDLDFPHIKLIYPTAPLQPYTPLNGELSNVWFDRRSITIDAKENRKSLASIYETVHELINEEEKLGIPPERIIVGGFSMGGALALHTAYHLNTDLAGVFACSSFLNRDSIVYDSLKNRTKPGTDLPELKMFHGSRDLMVPSSWGQESYDELTKLGVKGQFSLLQNTLHELKKRELLDIQEWISVKLPPLTNDLQNKL, from the exons ATGCAACTAgtcaaaaaaacaatcaatCCAACTGGAGGGAAGCACTCAGCGACAGTAATATTCTTCCACGGTTCTG GTGACACCGGATCAAATCTTGTTGAATGGGTTCGTTTTTTACTCGGAAGGGATTTAGACTTTCCtcacataaaattaatttatccaACTGCTCCATTGCAACCATATACTCCATTAAATGGCGAG CTTTCAAATGTTTGGTTTGATAGACGTTCAATTACAATTGATgccaaagaaaatagaaaaagtcTAGCAAGTATTTATGAGACTGTTCATGAGTTAATCAATGAAGAAGAAAAGCTAGGAATTCCCCCGGAGAGAATAATTGTCGGTGGATTCTCGATGGGTGGTGCTTTAGCTCTTCATACTGCCTATCATTTAAATACAGACTTGGCGGGAGTATTCGCATGCTCGTCATTCCTTAATCGTGATTCAATTGTTTATGATTCGTTGAAAAATCGAACGAAACCTGGCACAGATTTGCCAGAATTGAAAATGTTTCATGGTTCAAGAGATTTGATGGTTCCTTCGTCATGGGGACAGGAATCTTACGATGAATTGACGAAATTGGGAGTTAAAGGACAATTTTCTCTGTTACAAAATACACTGCACGAGTTGAAGAAACGAGAGCTATTGGATATTCAAGAGTGGATTAGTGTCAAACTGCCGCCGTTGACAAATGATTTACAAAATAAGTTATAA
- the LOC129914397 gene encoding probable histone-lysine N-methyltransferase set-23: MTTNPIAHNQHHDDDYYEGIKNQRCGVKDDYDHENVEIEYVIENVLFERQEQPHHQHQHQLQNQPSSDTVEYENLSDAFNSVLLNSCSCTSTSGKSVEGACGTYATCPHGGNYISSRTELVLNPDRHSHDLIYECSVSCKCDPGSCDNRLVQFGPRLDLEIIASKLLHKQYALRTNAPIPRGAFVCEYAGELLTRSEAQRRMKDYEHQLESGAGAEGEKEPKDCNKMNYVLCLNEYSLDGENASSSSSSTSSFQQTFVDPRLRGNIGRYLNHSCHPNCEILSVRVDCPIPKIGIFAKRDIDAGEELCFHYNDGVGVGDVVGGVHPSKSNVNAKSIPCLCGSDNCENFLPNLEF, encoded by the exons ATGACCACCAATCCCATTGCCCACAACCAGCACCACGACGATGACTACTACGAAGGGATTAAGAACCAACGATGCGGAGTCAAAGACGACTACGACCACGAAAATGTCGAAATTGAATACGTAATCGAAAATGTCCTCTTTGAACGTCAGGAACAGCCTCACCATCAGCATCAACATCAGCTACAGAATCAACCATCATCCGATACTGTTGAATATGAAAATCTTTCAGATGCATTTAATTCAGTTCTTCTGAACTCTTGCTCTTGTACGAGTACATCAGGAAAATCAGTAGAAGGTGCCTGTGGCACATACGCAACATGTCCACATGGTGGCAATTACATTTCATCTCGCACCGAACTTGTCCTCAATCCGGACCGGCATAGCCATGATCTCATATACGAGTGCTCGGTTTCTTGTAAATGTGATCCGGGTTCCTGTGACAATCGACTTGTCCAGTTCGGCCCTCGATTGGATTTGGAGATAATTGCCTCGAAACTGCTGCATAAACAATATGCCTTGCGAACCAATGCCCCCATTCCACGTGGAGCGTTTGTGTGCGAGTATGCCGGTGAGTTACTTACTCGTTCAGAGGCCCAACGAAGGATGAAGGACTATGAGCACCAGCTTGAAAGTGGAGCTGGTGCGGAGGGAGAGAAAGAACCGAAGGATTGCAATAAAATGAATTATGTTCTCTGTCTGAATGAATATTCATTAGATGGTGAAAATGCATCCTCTTCCAGTTCCTCAACTTCGTCCTTCCAGCAGACATTTGTGGATCCACGTCTCCGAGGAAATATCGGAAGGTATCTGAATCACAGCTGCCACCCAAATTGTGAGATATTAAGTGTCCGCGTGGACTGCCCCATTCCAAAAATAG GAATATTCGCAAAACGAGATATCGATGCAGGAGAAGAGCTGTGCTTTCATTATAACGATGGTGTTGGTGTCGGTGATGTTGTTGGTGGAGTGCATCCAAGTAAAAGTAATGTAAATGCTAAGTCGATTCCTTGCCTCTGTGGATCCGACAATTGCGAAAATTTTCTGCCGAATCTGGAATTCTGA